From Arachis hypogaea cultivar Tifrunner chromosome 3, arahy.Tifrunner.gnm2.J5K5, whole genome shotgun sequence:
AGATATAATAAGCTGTTAAAAGCTGCGAGGTAATATTCTGTTCTATCCACCTCCAACAAACAATAGAGAACATAAAGTTGTCTCTGAGAACACAGTACTTGTTGTGAGTCCTATACAAGTGACAGATTCTCTAAATATAGCAATGTGGTCAAACTCCTCGTCCCCTCATTTCTGTTGAGTGTTAACCATATCATGACCAAGATTGTTGCAGACCTAATTTTGCTATTACTTTTAAGCTTGATGAGCTTACCCCGAAGTGCATTGGTTTTGTTAGGTTACATGAAAGTTTAGAATTGCTTAAAGATATGGAAACAAAGGGTTTATTAGATATGACCAAGGTACATGCATCATTCTGGCTGTTATTTGATATTCCGCTCTTAATTTTGGGGTTTCTCTAACATGGTGTATTTATTGACTATAGATTTATCATGCAAAGTTTTTTAACGTCTGCAAGAGGAAAAGGGCAGTTAAAGAAGCTTTTGATTACATTAGGCTAATTCCAAATCCAACTTTGAGTACATTTAACATGCTTATGTCAGTGTGTACAAGCTCCCAAGATTCAGAAAGTAAGTTGATTTTTCATCATCACTCCACTCAATACCTGATTACTCCCCTCTATATTTTTCTTTGTAACCTTTTCAGGTCATGACATTTGTGTTATTTATTCAGGGGCTTTCGAAGTGTTGAAGCTACTGAAAGAATCTCGACTAGAACCTGATTGCAAACTTTATACCACTCTGATTTCCACTTGTGCTAAGAGTGGAAAAGTTGATACAATGTTTGAAGTATAACATCCTTCTTCTTTCATTTTCAATCAATTTAGCATAGCATCATGTCATTTTATGTAAAATGTCTTTCTCTGAATCCCATATCTGGTAACATTGTTACTCTGTGTTCTTTAGATGTTTCACAAGATGGTTAATTCTGGAGTGGAACCCAATGTTCATACCTATGGGGCACTCATTGATGGTTGTGCTAGAGCTGGGCAAATAGCAAAAGCATTTGGTGCTTATGGAATATTGAGGTCCAAGGTACAAAAGTTGCAACTTCTATCTCTCGACAACTGATACTACTTGAGTTGCTCCCGAAATGCTTATTTGTGCATGCTGATGTGATGTTTGTATGCAGTAGAATGTGAAGCCAGATCGTGTTGTATTCAATGCACTTATAGCTGCATGTGCTCAGTCAGGAGCGGTGGATCGTGCTTTTGATGTTTTAGCAGAAATGGCAGCTGAAATACAACCCATTGACCCAGATCACATAACTATTGGTGCATTGATGAAGGCTTGTGCAAATGCTGGTCAGGTATAGCTTTCTTCTCGGATTTTTGCTTTAGAATACAACATAATCTTCATCTGTTTCTTATATGTTTTCTgtctcttttacttgtttttacttaaaatatgtttattatttacaattatGTGCTTTCTACAGGTTGAACGGGCACTAGAAGTGTATAAGAtgttacaaaaatataatttaaagggAACTCCAGAAGTTTACACGATTGCCATTAATTCTTGCAGCCAAACTGGAGATTGGGAATTTGCATGTAGTGTTTACAATGACATGACCCAGAAAGGGGTTCTCCCTGATGAGGTacctatttttttagaaaaacttTTTACCTCTTTAGTTTTGTTTTCCGGCTGTAGTTTTTTTCATTTATTAAGAGCTACAAAAGTTACTGACTCAATATGCAGATGTTTCTGAGTGCACTGATAGATGTTGCTGGACATGCGAAAAAGCTGGATGCTGCCTTTGATGTCCTCAAAGAAGCTCGTAAAGGAGGAATACATATTGGAATGATGTCATATAGCTCGCTAATGGGTGCCTGTAGCAATGTATGTCTGATTGTGTCTGGTTGAGTAGATTTTGTGCCAGACTTAGTGTAGTAATAGCCCCTTGATGAGCTTGAGTACTTATTTTTGTGTTATTAACTACTGGCAAATACTTACAGGCAAGAAATTGGGAAAAGGCATTGGAGCTATATGAATATCTCAAGGCACATAAATTGGTGCGAACAGTTTCAACAGTTAATGCTTTGCTCACTGCGCTTTGTAAGTTTAAGTTTCTTTGATCCAGCATTGATTAAGGATATTTGAAGAGTAGTTCCTATGAACTAACTGAAAATATGATTTGCAAAATGGTAACTTTAAATAATTGGCACACTGACTAAACATTTAATTGAGAAATATTAAGACAAGATGGTTAGAACATTGACCAAATCCActattaacaaaattataagtGAATCTTGCAACTTGCTAACATAAACTATAAGccaatgcagtgttaatatgtcAACAGATGTGTTTTGAAAAATTAAGATGGACAAATTTGAATtaagtactaaaaataatttaacatttattaaggGGTTTCTGAAAACATATACTGTTAAAGTCAGCGCTGACAAGCCTCAGTTGTTTTTACTTTCCTCTTATTTCGGCAGTTGCATTATTTTGCTGTTTAATTCAAACAAATGGATTTTAAAACGTTGTAATGGACAGGTGATGGAAATCAATTTCAGAGGGCTTTGGAAGTTTTATCTGAAATGAAAGGATTGGGATTGTGCCCAAACAGTATCACATTCTCAGTACTGTTAACAGCAAGCGAGAAGTAAGTGATCTAAAACGACTTTTGGGCCCAATAAATGATTAGTTTAGGCCCTTTCTTGATCGGTTTTCTATGTTGCTCACCTCTTCTAGAAACGATGATATGGAAGCAGCTCAAATGCTTCTTTCTCAAGCCAAAATGGAGGGTGTTGCCCTTAATGTCAACATGTGTCGATGCATAATTGGTGAGTCATTGCGAGTTGGTAGTTTTTAATTCTGATCATGTATTTCTTCCACTTAAAAATTTCACACTTCTTCAAAAACAACATCTGGAATCTGGCATTGTTACTCaacgctttctttcttttctttgggaGGAGGGATTAGGAGGAAGTATTCTTGTGAGTACCAACTTATGATTGGCATATCTTTTTACTCATGAGTTTCTGTCTTGATTTTCTGCGCATTTAAAGCAAAAATATCATGGACTCTGCTTATTTATTGGCCCAAAATGTTGATATATTTTAGCCTTGAGAGTTCAATGGTTAGAATTCCTGATGGTACTTGTGTCTTTGAAAGGAATGTGCCTGCAAAGATATGAGAGGGATTGCTTTGTTGGTGAACCTGTTTTATCTTTCAACTCAGGACGGGCCCAAGTCAATAATAAATGGTATTTGTTCTTTAATATTTCTAGTATTCTTAGAACATGATTCTTTGTAATCATGAATAAAGGGACAATTCTTTCCTTGATGATTTTGTGTGTGaaagtttttactgttttttgcTCTTAGGACATCACTGGCTTTAGCAGTGTATCGTGAAACACTTGGAGCTGGTGAAAAACCTACAAGTGAAATACTGTCACGACTTCTGGGATGCTTACAACTCCCTTATGATGCATCGGTCAAGAATAGACTAGTTGACAACCTGGGAGTAAGCACTGAATCTTCAAGAAACTCAAACCTTCGCGCATTAGTAGATGGTTTTGGGGAATATGATGTTCGTGCTTTTTCAATACTAGAGGTGAGAATGGAGCCAAAACCAAGTTTATTTGGATCTTAGGTCTTATTGAGGAATCTGGATCATCAAATGATGCTGTAATAATTGTGTAGGAAGCTGCTTCATATGGAGTTGTTTCATCAGTATCATTCAAAGTGAGTCCTATTGTTGTTGATGCTAAGGACATGCATACGTCTACTGCTGAGGTGTGTTTGTCTAAGTCTCCCCTCCACTCTCATGACTTCTGTTACATGAAAGGTTCACACTTTGCTGTAAAGTTCTAGTGTGTGTAAAATGTCTAAGACCGTCAAACCTACatataattattatgaattatgaggaAAGAAGATACACAAATGGAAAATACATTTACTCACGTCAAACTACTTCTTAACCACTTCATTTTTGAGAGATTTTTATTCTACCATTTTTTGTGAGGAAAGAAGATGCACATGCTATTTTGATGCACTTGTGCTTCCTAGTATGATGCCAACGTGCAAAATTGCTTCATAGTTGGATTATGGAGGCAGTAGCCTCTTGTTTCTCTCTTTGTCAACTGTTGCCACTTTCATATATCATGTACAAGTTCACACCATATTCACAAACACAAAGACATTCACAAATTTGTTCATGCAAACACGTATTGAGGACAGATATTTATGCTAGTGCaaatattaaattgata
This genomic window contains:
- the LOC112789097 gene encoding pentatricopeptide repeat-containing protein MRL1, chloroplastic isoform X2: MELNLCVNYHNRHAFRFTSPSAFSLSTLRSVRTHFLGSAHTLRPPLPPLQSRKKCNRLGLLRLHSPRFVFKASLQSHSLIVVVVLVTLSAVSILRFTLNNRKKSRNQTRGHAKFALSRQGSNVGNQVIESQILGFPEFQRDNPLSEIGNLTDHNAEDNHILEDKESQLPLLKSSLVHEASFMTNISESSTPVLDSSFNNSSSRVLEESILPDAFQSTVLQPLAFAEEMALQVEENQDQVDSDPESPLTIVKSEHATSSVGVNNELTTIDEQTKENIDAISFDVLFGESARQELYMFYEDNKSTVGSMSPLSSLKSLSLHASTNNVKGLPSTMRNTTLKGSDISTEISPQGAEYIEGVVPISSHTEGYTPQNGSKHSRKGGRALPAKVFPNNGHSINMQFDQKSDQTRVEDDQKNDHSDYLSRYNKLLKAARLHESLELLKDMETKGLLDMTKIYHAKFFNVCKRKRAVKEAFDYIRLIPNPTLSTFNMLMSVCTSSQDSERAFEVLKLLKESRLEPDCKLYTTLISTCAKSGKVDTMFEMFHKMVNSGVEPNVHTYGALIDGCARAGQIAKAFGAYGILRSKNVKPDRVVFNALIAACAQSGAVDRAFDVLAEMAAEIQPIDPDHITIGALMKACANAGQVERALEVYKMLQKYNLKGTPEVYTIAINSCSQTGDWEFACSVYNDMTQKGVLPDEMFLSALIDVAGHAKKLDAAFDVLKEARKGGIHIGMMSYSSLMGACSNARNWEKALELYEYLKAHKLVRTVSTVNALLTALCDGNQFQRALEVLSEMKGLGLCPNSITFSVLLTASEKNDDMEAAQMLLSQAKMEGVALNVNMCRCIIGMCLQRYERDCFVGEPVLSFNSGRAQVNNKWTSLALAVYRETLGAGEKPTSEILSRLLGCLQLPYDASVKNRLVDNLGVSTESSRNSNLRALVDGFGEYDVRAFSILEEAASYGVVSSVSFKVSPIVVDAKDMHTSTAEVYLLTVLKGLKHRLAAGARLSNIIILLPVEKTKVSTQKGEKMINLANRVGQAVAALFRRLKIPYQGHESSGKLRINGLALKKWFQPKLASFSGKPGDWSSSPSRLGKRISHQQRRIRTGNLSLD
- the LOC112789097 gene encoding pentatricopeptide repeat-containing protein MRL1, chloroplastic isoform X1, which translates into the protein MELNLCVNYHNRHAFRFTSPSAFSLSTLRSVRTHFLGSAHTLRPPLPPLQSRKKCNRLGLLRLHSPRFVFKASLQSHSLIVVVVLVTLSAVSILRFTLNNRKKSRNQTRGHAKFALSRQGSNVGNQVIESQILGFPEFQRDNPLSEIGNLTDHNAEDNHILEDKESQLPLLKSSLVHEASFMTNISESSTPVLDSSFNNSSSRVLEESILPDAFQSTVLQPLAFAEEMALQVEENQDQVDSDPESPLTIVKSEHATSSVGVNNELTTIDEQTKENIDAISFDVLFGESARQELYMFYEDNKSTVGSMSPLSSLKSLSLHASTNNVKGLPSTMRNTTLKGSDISTEISPQEYIEGVVPISSHTEGYTPQNGSKHSRKGGRALPAKVFPNNGHSINMQFDQKSDQTRVEDDQKNDHSDYLSRYNKLLKAARLHESLELLKDMETKGLLDMTKIYHAKFFNVCKRKRAVKEAFDYIRLIPNPTLSTFNMLMSVCTSSQDSERAFEVLKLLKESRLEPDCKLYTTLISTCAKSGKVDTMFEMFHKMVNSGVEPNVHTYGALIDGCARAGQIAKAFGAYGILRSKNVKPDRVVFNALIAACAQSGAVDRAFDVLAEMAAEIQPIDPDHITIGALMKACANAGQVERALEVYKMLQKYNLKGTPEVYTIAINSCSQTGDWEFACSVYNDMTQKGVLPDEMFLSALIDVAGHAKKLDAAFDVLKEARKGGIHIGMMSYSSLMGACSNARNWEKALELYEYLKAHKLVRTVSTVNALLTALCDGNQFQRALEVLSEMKGLGLCPNSITFSVLLTASEKNDDMEAAQMLLSQAKMEGVALNVNMCRCIIGMCLQRYERDCFVGEPVLSFNSGRAQVNNKWTSLALAVYRETLGAGEKPTSEILSRLLGCLQLPYDASVKNRLVDNLGVSTESSRNSNLRALVDGFGEYDVRAFSILEEAASYGVVSSVSFKVSPIVVDAKDMHTSTAEVYLLTVLKGLKHRLAAGARLSNIIILLPVEKTKVSTQKGEKMINLANRVGQAVAALFRRLKIPYQGHESSGKLRINGLALKKWFQPKLASFSGKPGDWSSSPSRLGKRISHQQRRIRTGNLSLD